A region from the Vicia villosa cultivar HV-30 ecotype Madison, WI linkage group LG3, Vvil1.0, whole genome shotgun sequence genome encodes:
- the LOC131593302 gene encoding F-box protein SKIP5, producing MNMTVMENHQHQQQDNKEQLKKCQRKKTSLCSSRINNLDDGCLMHIFSFLSPIPDRFNTALVCHRWNYLACHPRLWLRVDRSVKDLSEPGVFPNIETAVSASRPGDTILIAAGGTHRVANIQINKPLCLIGAGDIPDDTMITCSRGSDSALEFLSTCKLANLTVKAELGCCLLHRSGRLIIDGCLLQCESNPLDFLSCPIVSTACSSEVLPSQTKCNNGVFVSQTRIEGGAKAVLTSGDLALQRVRVVYARTSLLFWFDVEQMLSN from the exons ATGAACATGACGGTAATGGAAAACCaccaacatcaacaacaagatAATAAGGAACAGTTGAAAAAGTGTCAAAGGAAAAAAACCTCTCTTTGTTCTTCTCGTATCAATAATCTCGATGATGGTTGTCTTATGCACATCTTCAGTTTCCTATCCCCTATTCCAG ATCGGTTTAACACCGCCCTCGTTTGCCACAGATGGAATTACTTGGCGTGTCATCCTCGTCTCTGGCTTCGGGTAGATCGATCGGTTAAAGACTTATCTGAGCCTGGTGTTTTCCCAAATATTGAAACGGCTGTTTCTGCTTCAAG GCCGGGTGATACTATTTTAATAGCGGCTGGTGGAACTCATCGCGTGGCGAACATTCAGATAAATAAACCTCTATGCTTG ATTGGTGCAGGTGATATTCCAGATGACACGATGATCACTTGTTCGCGAGGCTCAGACAG TGCACTCGAGTTTCTCTCCACCTGCAAATTAGCAAACTTAACCGTGAAGGCCGAGCTCGGTTGCTGCTTGCTTCATCGAAGCGGAAGGCTGATTATAGACGGATGCTTACTACAGTGCGAGTCCAATCCTCTCGATTTTCTCTCATGTCCCATCGTAAGTACTGCCTGTAGCAGCGAGGTACTTCCGTCACAAACCAAGTGCAACAACGGTGTATTTGTTTCTCAAACTCGCATTGAAGGAGGCGCGAAAGCCGTTTTGACTAGTGGAGATTTGGCGCTGCAACGAGTCAGAGTGGTCTAtgcaagaacttctcttctattCTGGTTTGATGTAGAGCAGATGTTATCAAATTGA
- the LOC131659733 gene encoding uncharacterized protein LOC131659733, whose translation MSYMDLENLIKDEGYRNIKCIWYCNPKFCFSRGLRPINCDNDVLKFYKDIKGFELVDVYVEHSIEVTHVVKDDVDGCPNYGDDEADSDVEVISNLIEVEAEVEKDNVKAEVEKNHVEAEVEKDHEPIGMDDSDDDDDEDYIVSESEISSYSHELNECDVDYDSDMLHTPNESDNDEEQEKFPSFKSDSSKFELGMVFSNKEKIHEVVANYDLKMNKNVISRKMMDRRWQAKTTYLAKQFGHILRHNPDMKPAGLIAQAIDRWGVNLSRDQAYRFKRKAIDLLQGASMDQFNHLRSYAQELLKSNPNSSFVIRCSPSNEGHVFERIYVSLEACKYGFAMYFRPLIGLDSFFLKDLEAINKRAYAFISYQQKGLVPAIQTVSARVEQRLCAKHLYGNWKKKSPDLEFKEVNNMCETFNREILEYRDKPIITLLEGTKHYLTKRLTKKKE comes from the exons ATGTCGTATATGGATTTAGAAAATTTGATAAAGGATGAGGGATATAGGAATATCAAATGTATATGGTACTGTAACCCTAAGTTTTGCTTTAGTCGTGGCCTTAGACCCATAAACTGTGATAATGATGTTCTTAAGTTTTATAAGGATATTAAGGGTTTTGAATTAGTGGATGTGTATGTTGAGCACTCAATAGAAGTGACTCATGTTGTTAAGGATGATGTTGATGGTTGTCCAAACTATGGTGATGATGAAGCTGATTCTGATGTTGAAGTTATAAGTAATCTTATTGAGGTTGAGGCTGAAGTTGAAAAGGACAATGTTAAGGCTGAAGTTGAAAAGAATCATGTTGAGGCTGAAGTTGAAAAGGATCATGAACCTATTGGAATGGatgattctgatgatgatgatgatgaagactaTATTGTAAGTGAGAGTGAGATAAGTAGTTATAGTCATGAGTTGAATGAGTGTGATGTT GATTATGATTCAGATATGTTGCATACACCTAATGAGAGTGACAATGATGAGGAACAAGAAAAGTTTCCTTCTTTTAAGAGTGATTCCTCAAAGTTTGAGCTAGGTATGGTGTTTAGTAACAAGGAAAAGATTCATGAGGTTGTGGCAAACTATGATTTGAAGATGAACAAAAATGTCATATCAAGAAAAATGATGGACAGAAGATG GCAAGCAAAGACTACATATTTGGCTAAGCAGTTTGGTCACATTCTTAGACACAACCCTGATATGAAGCCAGCAGGATTGATTGCTCAAGCTATTGATAGATGGGGAGTGAATTTGTCACGTGATCAGGCATATAGATTTAAAAGAAAGGCTATTGATTTGTTACAAGGTGCTTCGATGGACCAATTTAACCATCTGAGAAGCTATGCCCAAGAGTTACTGAAATCTAACCCTAATAGTAGTTTTGTGATTAGATGTTCTCCTTCAAATGAAGGCCATGTATTTGAAAGGATTTATGTATCTCTAGAGGCTTGCAAGTATGGTTTTGCAATGTACTTTAGGCCATTGATTGGGTTGGATTCCTTTTTCTTGAAAG ACTTGGAAGCTATAAACAAAAGAGCTTATGCTTTTATTTCTTACCAACAAAAG GGATTGGTACCAGCAATTCAAACGGTGAGTGCTCGTGTGGAGCAACGCCTTTGTGCAAAGCACCTATATGGAAATTGGAAGAAGAAAAGTCCAGATCTTGAATTCAAAGAG GTAAACAACATGTGTGAGACTTTCAATAGGGAAATTTTGGAATATAGGGATAAGCCAATCATCACTTTATTGGAAGGGACTAAACACTACCTTACAAAGAGGCTAACTAAGAAAAAAGAgtaa
- the LOC131593304 gene encoding uncharacterized protein LOC131593304 — protein MEAIQRETLVSLSNSVKLLLEKIVSIYRFRITNGSASLLEKVKHTLVDLQDLLYYANNRLIPSQANNKSLDMLRRAVFQISSLLYQTDFLRRINLYPHRKSPHRNSEEDFVSISLRAVETTNMCEGWSRHVKYKFSVFNQLDSNMTITDTRDLQGLQL, from the exons ATGGAGGCCATTCAAAGAGAAACACTCGTCTCACTGTCAAACTCTGTGAAGCtgttgttagaaaagattgtTTCTATCTACAGGTTCCGGATCACGAATGGTAGCGCTTCACTCTTGGAAAAGGTGAAGCACACACTGGTGGATCTTCAAGATCTACTTTATTACGCTAACAACAGACTCATCCCCAGTCAAGCTAACAACAAATCGCTGGATATGCTGAGACGTGCTGTTTTTCAAATTTCCAGTTTGCTTTACCAAACTGATTTTTTACG GAGAATTAATCTGTATCCACATCGGAAAAGTCCACATCGGAACAGTGAAGAAGACTTCGTATCAATTTCTTTGAGGGCTGTGGAAACTACTAATATGTGTGAGGGATGGAGCAGACATGTCAAATATAAGTTTTCTGTTTTCAATCAATTGGATTCCAACATGACAATCACTGACACAAGAG ATCTACAAGGGCTTCAACTGTGA
- the LOC131593303 gene encoding putative gamma-glutamylcyclotransferase At3g02910 isoform X1: MVAEADVSGKEAAALIFTYGTLKRNFSNHPLLQDLILKGDASFIGTYRTVQNYPLVCGPYRVPFLLNIPGSGQSVHGELYSVSADGLSRMDELEGTSRGHYERLPIKVVPVPSGEEEMEAKITCAEAYYAHGSYAMEMWNKNGKQGFKCYTEKETIGLFADQPGACNCVIGTKMEAMALSLRFQKGDDCWSNYDEQQLSVRVNFAATA, translated from the exons ATGGTTGCGGAGGCAGACGTTTCCGGCAAAGAAGCCGCCGCCTTGATATTCACGTACGGAACATTAAAAAGAAACTTCTCGAACCACCCCCTTCTCCAAGACCTAATCCTGAAGGGCGACGCCTCTTTCATCGGAACCTACCGCACGGTCCAAAATTACCCTCTTGTATGTGGCCCCTACCGAGTCCCCTTCCTTCTCAACATTCCCGGGTCGGGTCAATCTGTCCACGGAGAACTCTACTCCGTCTCTGCAGACGGGCTATCCAGAATGGACGAACTGGAAGGAACCTCGCGCGGTCACTACGAGCGTCTCCCTATCAAGGTGGTTCCTGTTCCTTCCGGTGAGGAGGAGATGGAGGCAAAGATAACATGCGCCGAGGCGTATTACGCCCACGGGAGCTACGCGATGGAGATGTGGAACAAGAATGGTAAACAAGGGTTCAAGTGTTATACGGAGAAAGAAACTATTGG CCTGTTTGCAGATCAACCAGGGGCCTGTAATTGTGTGATTGGAACCAAGATGGAAGCAATGGCTCTCAGTCTCAG GTTTCAGAAAGGAGATGATTGCTGGAGTAACTACGACGAGCAGCAATTATCTGTCAGAGTTAATTTTGCAGCAACTGCTTAG
- the LOC131593303 gene encoding putative gamma-glutamylcyclotransferase At3g02910 isoform X2, with amino-acid sequence MVAEADVSGKEAAALIFTYGTLKRNFSNHPLLQDLILKGDASFIGTYRTVQNYPLVCGPYRVPFLLNIPGSGQSVHGELYSVSADGLSRMDELEGTSRGHYERLPIKVVPVPSGEEEMEAKITCAEAYYAHGSYAMEMWNKNGKQGFKCYTEKETIGSTRGL; translated from the exons ATGGTTGCGGAGGCAGACGTTTCCGGCAAAGAAGCCGCCGCCTTGATATTCACGTACGGAACATTAAAAAGAAACTTCTCGAACCACCCCCTTCTCCAAGACCTAATCCTGAAGGGCGACGCCTCTTTCATCGGAACCTACCGCACGGTCCAAAATTACCCTCTTGTATGTGGCCCCTACCGAGTCCCCTTCCTTCTCAACATTCCCGGGTCGGGTCAATCTGTCCACGGAGAACTCTACTCCGTCTCTGCAGACGGGCTATCCAGAATGGACGAACTGGAAGGAACCTCGCGCGGTCACTACGAGCGTCTCCCTATCAAGGTGGTTCCTGTTCCTTCCGGTGAGGAGGAGATGGAGGCAAAGATAACATGCGCCGAGGCGTATTACGCCCACGGGAGCTACGCGATGGAGATGTGGAACAAGAATGGTAAACAAGGGTTCAAGTGTTATACGGAGAAAGAAACTATTGG ATCAACCAGGGGCCTGTAA